The genomic DNA CCGACCTCGACTGTAACCGTGGGATCATGTTCTCCGACGAGTATCAGAGTGGGGATACGTCTGGGCTTGGGAAGTTCCAGAGTCGTGACGTCTCGAAACAGGCGAGCTGGTTCGTCCTGCGTTTGGATTCGGCAATTGGCCTCTGCTTTGATCACTGTTGGCGTATACTTCGAAAAAAAGTAGCGGTCTGTGAACCGAGTTAGATGGTAGAGAGCCGCCGCATTCCCGGTCAGTAAGTAACGGGTGGTCCGCAGTGGGAATTCAAACAGCAAACGCCATTGCTTGCTACGCACCGCTCTTGGTAATGGGACGGCAATCAGTACGGCTTTCGTGATGTCCGCTCGGGAACTGAGGGAAATCGCGAGCAGGCCGCCCAACGAATGACCGATAACGACCTTCTCGCCCTCGATCTGGTTCAGTGCCTGATGGGCGTCTTCCAAAAAATCCGCATAGCCGACATCGCTCTGTGGCGTGAGACGGTTATCTCCGTAATGGCCACGCAGGTCGACTAGTCCAACAGGGTAACCGGCTTGGTTGAAAGACTGTCGAAATTTCTCAAAAGCCCATGCCCCATGATAGACGCCGTGCAGAAACACGAGCGTGGGTCTCTGCGGATCGCCATTGAAAAGGATGACTCGGCTTGGTGAGATGGGGCGGTCGTCAGACATTAAAACCTTTATATTCAGAGCTCTGAATATCAGGAGGACAAAAAATGGTTGAGATCATTTTCTCCATTGATACGATTTCACTCCGTTTCCAGTTGCCTTACAAGCACACGAAACATCTTCTTCCAACGCCGTTTAAACTTCACAGAATGGGGGCTGGAACCAGTGACGAGTTTAGTGATCTGAGGTAATAGATAGGGAAATACCAACACGGCGGTTAACATCAGGAACAGCGATTCCGCATCAGCATCGGTTGGAAGCTGCCCTTGCTCCTGCTGTTTTTGCATCGCTTTGATCTGGTGCGCGTAGTAGCTGCTCCGCAGGTCCGCATGGATCGGTTGCTCGATGTCCGATTCCAGCGATTCACGCAGCAGCATTTTCATAAACTGCGGATCGCTGGCAATCCGTCCGGTCCAAAGATCGAATAACCCGTTCAGTTCCGTCGGCAAGTCCTCGAGCAACTCAAAGCGTTTGGAGAAAACAGATTGCAACGCTGCCTCGAAGAGCTTGTCCCGATTCTCGAAATGGCGGTAGACCAGCGATTTATTCAACCCCGCCCGGACGGCAACCTGCTCCATCCTTACACCATCACGTCCACGTTCGGCAAACTCAGCAACGGCAGCTTCGAGAATCGCATCATACGAAGCGGGCCGATCACTTTTGTTCGATTCACTTCCCATCAACAGGCTCCCGCGATGATCGGTTGCTTATCCTTCGCAGGGACCACTCGTTCTTCATCACCGTCGGCGGCGTCTCGCATATTTTCGATAGTCACGCGGAAACTCCTGCGAAGAAGTACCGAGAACAATGGCATGAAAACGAACGCAGCCCAACGACGCTTCGGAACCACCTCCCACCAGACCCGAAGCCGTGTTCCTTCTGGAACAGGTTGCACCATCCAGCCTCCTTCCATCTGAGCAAAAGGAAACGGGAACCCATCTCGTTCCGTAAGGAAGTGCAGGTCCAGACGCATTTCTTCATCATCGATTGAGATCACTTCTCTCCAGCACTGTCCTTTCTCGTCCTGGCATTCTCGGACCGGACGCTCATCTTCCGTCTCCTCTTCGACCATCGATGCAAGCACAACTGACGGTGCGTGATGATGGATATGGCCCACATCTCGGGTGACGTTCCATAGCTTTTGTGGCGAAGTATCCAACCGATACTCCAGACAGTGCCTCAGCCAGCCAACTCTTGCAGGGTCGTTACTTCGATAGCTTCGGTCGATCCCGATCACCTGAGCCAGGCCGCATGCCATTACGACCAATGCGACCATGCTGACAATCAACCAGCCGATCGTTGAGAAAATGCTAGGTGAAATGAAAGCCAACACGACAGTACCACCTACCCAAGAAAAATCGCCCAGAGAAGCGAGCATCGACAATAACTGGGGCTCCCTCGCGATCGTTGCTAAATACAAGAGCAGCCCGGCAAACGCCAGCAGTCCCCCCCCAACAATTTGCAAAATGATCGAGTTCTCGAACCCGATCATTCCTCCCACCAAGCCCGGCGAGAAGGTCATCAGAAAGCCGGTGATTGAGGAAAACGAACAGTTTACCCCTAAAGCCGTTCTTAACAGGCAATCGTTCATAGTTTAATTCCGCTATTTAGAAATCTTAAGTAACCTGACAATACAGTAACGTTACCGTTACTGTATTGTCAGGCAGAGATTTCTGATTATAAGTACATATTACCCAAAAAAGTGTTTCATGTTTGTCGTTTTGATCCTTATGTCAGTTTTAGTCATCGATAATGATTAGCATGTGTGTGTGATTAGAAAACAGTAGGAAGTTCAATAAAATGCAACGCTGAGGATGACTTCCGCGATACCTGTTTACCCATTAGCGGTATTTGTTATAATTCTAAAAAATTTACATTTGCGACGAAGAACAATAATCTAAATTACCCATATCCTGTGGGATATTCTGAGGACTCATGAGCCAACAGCTATGGTACGTTCGAGATTGTTCGCTGTTTCGGCGTTTGAGTGAGGAACAACTCATTCGGTTGGAGCGACGCGCGAGGATTCGGGAGTTTCCCCGCAATAGTGTCATTTACTTACCATCGGACGAGGCAGACGGTGCCTTTCTACTCGGACGTGGTCGTGTCCGGATTTGCTCAAATACCGCCGAGGGAAAACAATCCATACTGGCTTTTATTGATCCTGGTGAACTCTTTGGTGAATTATCCCTTGTGCAAGGAGGCGAACGGGAAGAACGTGCAGAGGCAGCTATGGATTCGACCGTAATTTTGTTGCCGGGTGAAGAACTCCGGCAAATTATGGAAGAATCGGCGATGTTGTCTTTGGGGGTGACGAAACTGATCGGTTTACGTCGTAAGCGGATTGAACGACGGCTAAGGAATCTTCTATTTCGCTCCAATCGCGATCGAATTGGTCATCTTTTGTTAGAGTTGACGGAGCAGTATGGAAAAGTAGTGGAAGATGGAGTGCACTTGAATATCAAGCTGTCCCATCAGGAAATGGCGTCTATCATAGGGGTGACACGCGAAACGGTTACCACGCTACTGGGGGAACTGCAGTTGGAAGGGCTCGTTAAGGTCAGTCGACAGAAAGTTATCATCAGAAATTTACGCCGGCTGGCTTCAATTCTCGATGTAGCTGTCCCTTCACTGGCTGTGGGAGCGGAAACCAGATCAATACCAAAACCGTTTACTTCTCGGCCGTTACCAAGTCAGGGAGGCGTTGACTCATGAAAATTTCCTGGACACTTAAAAGCTGTGTGAAGCTGTTCACAGAACCACAAACAGAAATGACCGATACTAACATTCTATGGCGGCAACTTCTGAATCGACATGCCGGTGAGGATCAAGTCCATGAGTAAATCTCGAAACCTAAAGGAAGAGTGGATACCGTGCCCACCCGGAACACTTCCTTCTTTGGCTGGGAATGAACGTTCTCGCCAGCGAAGGCAATTTCTTGTGCGTGCTGGCAGTACTGCAGGTGCCATTGCGCTGGCTACCGGTGCTGGCTGGATGGCTCTCCAAAAAGAAGAGCCATTTGAAGATCCAGTCTATTCAGGGATAGCCTGTTCTCAAGTTCGGGAACTGGCACCGCAGATGATGATGGGGAAACTCGAAGCCAAACAGGCAGATCAGATCATGGCTCATGTTGAACAATGTGATGAGTGTCGAGCATTGATAGAGTCTATGCAGTCGAAGTCAGTTAAAATGAGTCATGTGGAATCTGGAACCGCTTGCAAGTGCTCAACATGTCGCCGCGAGAGTCTCACGATTGCGTTGGGCGAAACAGCCCCGCCGTTGCCTATTCCAATTGCATAGTCGAATGCTAACGCACGTCGCATCTGTTGGCCGATTCACGGAGTCGAGTACTGAAATCCTCCGATCTTAATTAAAGCAGACGGTATAGGTTTGCCGTCTTATTTTCTTGATCTGGAGGATACAATGTACCGAATGACAATCACTCTACTCGTCACAGCTGCTGTCTCATTGAATGCAATTACGATGGCCCAAGATCATCGATCATTGTCGTACTTGCAGAATGCATCGTCCGTTGACTGGACGACAACACCCCAAACAGCAATTCACCTTCAACAGGTGACTGGACGGCCACTGTTAGTTTATGTGACCGCAGATTATTGCGGGTATTGCCGGAAGATGGAGCGTGACACATGGTCCAATGAGGGAATCGTCCGAAGGATTCAGGACAAATTCATTCCCTTGAAGCTGGATGCGAAAACAGATGCCCAAGTTGTATCGCGACTGGGAATCAAGAGCTTGCCAAGCACCATCTTGTTCAATAGTGTTGGACAACACATTCAAACGATCACCGGATATTCCCGTCCAGAAGCATTATTGCCAGTTCTCGATAATGTCAGTACAGGATCCGCATCTGCGTCGAAAAGAAGTCACGCAAATTCCGCGATTGTCCGCTAATGTTTCTTTCTTCCTGCAAAGATCCACACAAGAACGATCATCGAGAGAGAAGTTAATTCAATCATCGGTACTTCGACTGTGGTGAGGATCACGAATCCGACGCGTTGCCAGTAAAACTGTTGCTGCCTGGGAGATACTTGTTGTTTCCAGATCAGTTGCTCGTGAACTGTGATCGTTAACGCGATCGACAAGGCGACTGACAATGTTGCAAGTGTACCAAGAAACAATAATTTGCGATCAGTAATTCTGGACAGGAAAAAAATGGGGGGATGAGGATCACAAGCCATGACAGGTGACAAGCGATCAAAGCCTGCAGCGGTGGTCCGCATCCCCATGCTCCACAAACAGAATGTCCCCACTCTCCAGGCCAGTTGGCAATGGAGAGTGTTCCTGACAGAACGAGTCCCCATACCAGACCGAGTAAACAACGTCTGACGAGAATGGATACCATTGGAACCTGATTTCAGCGACTGTCAGAACCTGAAGGTGCGGAACTTTCTGTTGAATCCGACCCTTGAGAATTGGAGTCCGCATCCTGAGAATCCTTTGCCTCCGGACTTGGAGCCGGTGAAGTGGATTGATAATCAGAACAACCCGCGAGAAAAATTGTCATCGTGAAGACACAAAACCAATTGAACATGTGAGACATAGAGAAGCCTTTCTTGAAGTAATATTTAACACCGTAATCTTTTTGATCTCAAAACACACAGGTGAAGATTTAATTATCATTTGCAAACACGAAGTCGTCTCCTTGAGCGGATTGATGGCAATCAATACACATTCCAACGCGACCGCTAATTCGCATGTTGTTCATCGTTGAAACTCTTCCGTTTGACTCATATTTCGCCCAGTACCAGTCTCCCGCATCGGGAGCAAAACCCTTTGAGCGGTACATTACGGTGACAGCCATGAGAGTCTTTCCTGACTCATCGTAATTCTCTTTCACGAGGATAGAACCTGATTGAAACGCGTTCTGGTCTGCTGCAGCTGTGCGATTGACATATAACTTGACATGTTTGCCATGAGGACTGTTCCCCGGATATCCATCAGAAGGAATGCCAGGCAGAGAAGCCCAATTCTGATACTGCGCCTGTTTGAGAAAGCCCCAGAATCGATCATCAAATGGGGCTTCATTTCGTGGTGCACTCCCTTGAGTATTCTGATTTTGTTGCTGCTGAGGAGAGTTTCGTGTGCCACTTTGAGCCATCACGAATTGTGCCAGTCCTAAGCAGAGAAAAAGCCCAGTCACTGCCAGTATCGATTTTGAATTACGAATCACTTGAATGCTCCAGTCAAATTGAGTTTGCACGGCAGAAAGTGCCGCTGGTGTTACTTGAATATTTCCCCTTGGTTTGATTCAATTTTGTTCTCCAGATTAAGCCGCGTCTGTGCCTGGATTCACAGATGCAATAATTTCTGTATGAGACGATCAGAAGGAGATGGCGCTACTACCGAACAGTGATTACTCAATTCACAGGAGCTGAAGCATGACAGAAAAAATGTCCATGAAAATTTCGGATCATTCTTCCCGTCTACAACACTGGGTGAAACTCATAGTGATTGGGACTGGAATCGCTATAGTCATCATTGCAGTTCTTCTGAGGATTGGACCTGAGGAGTCGTCATCGACTTCGCTTGCACAGTTTCAGCCCAGAGTTCTCGAGTTTGATCTCTCCAATGCAATCGTGGATGTTCGAGAGATTCGCGGAGGTGGACCGCCCAAGGACGGCATTCCTGCTCTGACTCATCCTGAAATGATAACTGTTAAGCAAGCCATTTATCTCAAAGCGGAGGATCGGGTCATCGGTGTGGTCATTGAAGGACAGGCTCGAGCATATCCGCTGGCGATCCTGAATTATCACGAGATTGTTAACGACACCATCGGCGATATTCCAATTGCAGTGACATACTGTCCTCTGTGTGATTCCGGAGCGGTCCACAATCGCCACACACCACTAGGCATACGAAACTTCGGCGTTTCAGGATTGCTCTACAACAGCAACGTTCTGATGTACGACCGCGGTGGAAAGCCGGAGAGTTTGTGGTCTCAAGTGAAGACGAAAGGGATATCTGGTCCAGCCGTTAATAAGCAGTTGACAGCGATTCCCTGTGAACTGACAAGATGGGGGACTTGGATCGCCAGACATCCAGACTCACTTGTACTCTCATTAAATACCGGACATCAAAGAAATTATACACGAAACCCGTACGAAAGTTATTTCGCGAACCAGCAATTGATGTTTCCAGTTACGCCTGTCGATAACCGACTGCCAAATAAAGAGCGAGTACTCGGAGTCTGGATCGATGACATTTACCGAGCCTATCCGGAATCACTTTTTACGGAAGGTCAACAGGAAATATCAGATAAAATCGGAGGGAAAAGTCTAACAATCTTGTTTGATCGAAAGTCGAAAACCATGCGAGTACTATCTGCAGAAGAGGGTATTTCGTGGCTGTATTCCTTCTGGTTCGCATGGTACGCACTGCACCCAGACACGACAATTTATAATCATCCGATCCCTGCGGCTGGCAATGACCGCTAACTGCGTCGGGAATAGTATGCGGCGATTGACTCGGGAGAAAAGCCGCACAGGTACAACATAATGCAGATCTGATTGGCCCATGTATTTCTGATGACTCCAAAACGCTTCCAACGCTTGGCCGAAGTTGGTGCTGTGGAGGTAGTAATTGCTACATTCCCTCCGCTTTTTAAGCGACGGCTGAATTCGAAGTCCTCCATCAAGGGCCAGTTACGGTATCCATTCAGGCGGAAAAAGTCGGACGCTCGCATGAAGAGCCCCTGATCCCCATAGGGAAGCTGAAGCAACCTGGATCGCAGATTCGTTCCCCATTCGATACACCGATA from Rubinisphaera italica includes the following:
- a CDS encoding alpha/beta hydrolase, which gives rise to MSDDRPISPSRVILFNGDPQRPTLVFLHGVYHGAWAFEKFRQSFNQAGYPVGLVDLRGHYGDNRLTPQSDVGYADFLEDAHQALNQIEGEKVVIGHSLGGLLAISLSSRADITKAVLIAVPLPRAVRSKQWRLLFEFPLRTTRYLLTGNAAALYHLTRFTDRYFFSKYTPTVIKAEANCRIQTQDEPARLFRDVTTLELPKPRRIPTLILVGEHDPTVTVEVGRELQEMTGGEVLVISRSGHDIMLDAGAEIASDAILKWLQ
- a CDS encoding TetR/AcrR family transcriptional regulator codes for the protein MGSESNKSDRPASYDAILEAAVAEFAERGRDGVRMEQVAVRAGLNKSLVYRHFENRDKLFEAALQSVFSKRFELLEDLPTELNGLFDLWTGRIASDPQFMKMLLRESLESDIEQPIHADLRSSYYAHQIKAMQKQQEQGQLPTDADAESLFLMLTAVLVFPYLLPQITKLVTGSSPHSVKFKRRWKKMFRVLVRQLETE
- a CDS encoding SRPBCC family protein, giving the protein MNDCLLRTALGVNCSFSSITGFLMTFSPGLVGGMIGFENSIILQIVGGGLLAFAGLLLYLATIAREPQLLSMLASLGDFSWVGGTVVLAFISPSIFSTIGWLIVSMVALVVMACGLAQVIGIDRSYRSNDPARVGWLRHCLEYRLDTSPQKLWNVTRDVGHIHHHAPSVVLASMVEEETEDERPVRECQDEKGQCWREVISIDDEEMRLDLHFLTERDGFPFPFAQMEGGWMVQPVPEGTRLRVWWEVVPKRRWAAFVFMPLFSVLLRRSFRVTIENMRDAADGDEERVVPAKDKQPIIAGAC
- a CDS encoding Crp/Fnr family transcriptional regulator: MSQQLWYVRDCSLFRRLSEEQLIRLERRARIREFPRNSVIYLPSDEADGAFLLGRGRVRICSNTAEGKQSILAFIDPGELFGELSLVQGGEREERAEAAMDSTVILLPGEELRQIMEESAMLSLGVTKLIGLRRKRIERRLRNLLFRSNRDRIGHLLLELTEQYGKVVEDGVHLNIKLSHQEMASIIGVTRETVTTLLGELQLEGLVKVSRQKVIIRNLRRLASILDVAVPSLAVGAETRSIPKPFTSRPLPSQGGVDS
- a CDS encoding zf-HC2 domain-containing protein, coding for MSKSRNLKEEWIPCPPGTLPSLAGNERSRQRRQFLVRAGSTAGAIALATGAGWMALQKEEPFEDPVYSGIACSQVRELAPQMMMGKLEAKQADQIMAHVEQCDECRALIESMQSKSVKMSHVESGTACKCSTCRRESLTIALGETAPPLPIPIA
- a CDS encoding thioredoxin family protein, coding for MYRMTITLLVTAAVSLNAITMAQDHRSLSYLQNASSVDWTTTPQTAIHLQQVTGRPLLVYVTADYCGYCRKMERDTWSNEGIVRRIQDKFIPLKLDAKTDAQVVSRLGIKSLPSTILFNSVGQHIQTITGYSRPEALLPVLDNVSTGSASASKRSHANSAIVR
- a CDS encoding cytochrome P460 family protein — translated: MIRNSKSILAVTGLFLCLGLAQFVMAQSGTRNSPQQQQNQNTQGSAPRNEAPFDDRFWGFLKQAQYQNWASLPGIPSDGYPGNSPHGKHVKLYVNRTAAADQNAFQSGSILVKENYDESGKTLMAVTVMYRSKGFAPDAGDWYWAKYESNGRVSTMNNMRISGRVGMCIDCHQSAQGDDFVFANDN
- a CDS encoding DUF3179 domain-containing protein; its protein translation is MTEKMSMKISDHSSRLQHWVKLIVIGTGIAIVIIAVLLRIGPEESSSTSLAQFQPRVLEFDLSNAIVDVREIRGGGPPKDGIPALTHPEMITVKQAIYLKAEDRVIGVVIEGQARAYPLAILNYHEIVNDTIGDIPIAVTYCPLCDSGAVHNRHTPLGIRNFGVSGLLYNSNVLMYDRGGKPESLWSQVKTKGISGPAVNKQLTAIPCELTRWGTWIARHPDSLVLSLNTGHQRNYTRNPYESYFANQQLMFPVTPVDNRLPNKERVLGVWIDDIYRAYPESLFTEGQQEISDKIGGKSLTILFDRKSKTMRVLSAEEGISWLYSFWFAWYALHPDTTIYNHPIPAAGNDR